Genomic window (bacterium):
GAGCAGCTACAGTTGGGTCGCTTCCATACCCAACAACTCCCAATCTAATCTTTTTTAGTGCCATTTTTCCCCTCTATGTAGTTAATTAGTTTGTTTGTAGTAAAAATTGTAAGTTACCCACTACCTTATGTCAAATAAAAGGGCTTTTTACAGTTGGTCTTACAGAAATTTTCACAACATTCTCTGTACCTTCTGTAACCTTAAACTTGTCAGATATTTCCAACCCACAAACCCAGATAATCTCTCTGCCAACCTCAAATACAAGATACTTATCTCTATCTAAAGACGGCACCTTCTTATCTATAAAAAACCTTGAAAGTTTTTTTCTATTAACCATCCCCAAAGGAACAAAAGTATCCCCTATTTTGCGAGTTCGGATTTTTATTTTCTTACCTACCTTATCCATATCCAAATAACAGATAAACCTTTCTCTATTACAAAAAATCTCATCAGATACAGATATCTTGTCACTTTCAACGTTTGTTCCATCTGCCATTACAACAGTTCCAGGTATATCCAAATCAATTTCAACAAAATCTTGAACAAAAACTTTTTTAATCGGTCTATCGTTAATAATCCTTTCTAAGTCGGTTATACTTAAAAATTCATAATCAAGTTTATCAAGACGTTTTCTTATCTTTTCTATTAAAACAAAAGACCTGTAGCGGGTATTCTTTATTTTTTTTACCAACAGAGATATAACCATTCTTTTAATAGAAATATGTAACCCTTTATACACATTTAAATCTATTGTTTCATCTTTCTCAATAAAAATTTTTTCAACACTTCTTTTTGCTTCTTCTTTCAAGAAATCAAAATCGTCTTGTACCAGCAAAGATGTTCTAAGTATCTTCTCCCTTACTTTCGGATTATACTTTTTTAACAACGGCATAATTTTTTGTCTTATTTTGTTACGGAAAAAATCAGGAGAAAGGTTGTATGAATCTATACTATATTTAGCACCTTCTCTTTTGAGTGCTGCAACAATATCAGATTTAGAAATAGAAAGTAACGGTCTTGCCAGAACAATATCTTTATCTTCAAAAGGTGCTGATATAGGAAGAATTCCTCGCATACCTGCCAACCCAGTACCTTTGATTAAGTGCATTAGAACAGTTTCCACTTGGTCGTCGAGGGTATGACCTGTAGATATTTTGTTACACCCCGTATCTCCTGATATCCTACAAAGTTCTTTATACCTCCCTATACGTCCTTTCTCTTCTACACCACTTTTACCTGTAATATAGATATCTCCACTATAAAAAGAAAACCCATACGACTCCGCAACTTTTTTAACAAAAAGGAGTTCTTTATCGGCTTTCTTCCTCATATGATGGTGGATATACGCAACCTTAACTGTGATTTTATTTTTTTGAGATAAATAATAGAAGAAATGTAGAAGAAACATTGAATCAGGACCTCCTGAAACAGCTAATAACACCCTATCTCCATCTTCAATAATTTTTTCTTCACACACAAACATCTCTACTCTTTTAAAAAGTGTCTCCATACATTATACATTACTAAAAAGAGTTCTTTCTGTCAATAAAAAGTATGGGGTGTTATTTACTCACTCTGGTATTACGGCGCATACAACCTCTACCTCTCGGGGGTACTCGGGACAAACACTCCTCGCAACGCCACAAAACGGCGACAAGGCAAGGATAAAGACAAGGATTTTTTACCAGAAATTTTACTTGCAAAACTTATAAAATTAAGGTATAATTTTACTGTGATAACAAATAAGGACAATACCATGAAAACAAAAAAAGGGATGGCTCTGATAATGGTGCTTGTGATGATAATTATCTTTTCTTCCCTTATACTTGCCGTAGTTATATCCTCAACAACAGCCATAAGAAGAGCCCACTTCTATAAAGACAAAACCACAGCCCTTACAATAGCAGAATCGGGTATACAAGATGCTTTCTATTGGCTAAACCATAAAGGGTACGACCATCAGGACTATCCTACAAGCGACTATTATTTTCAAGGTTCTTCATCCGACGGAACAACTGTAGAGACCTGGATAAGCTACAGAAGAGAATATAATCCAACAGGCATACCCAATGCAAAATGTAGGGTTCAAATAACAACAACAGGAAACCCTAACGAAGATACCCTTACCTCAACTGGATATTACAAAGGCAGGTCTGCAACAATATCTGTTAACATACGTGGAGAAAACGCCTCAGGAACACCTTTAAACAATAACAAACAAGGTATTGCTGATCCATTTAACAAAAAGGTTATATATGCATCAACTGTTGCTATTCCAAACCCCAACGACGTATCCATAAAAGGTAACATAACAACATCTTCTACAAAACCAGACCCCTTCCCATGGACAGACGCTACCTGGACAGAAACAGAAATACACATCCCTACACACAACATATCAACCCCCAATATACCATTAATGCCAACAACACCTCACCCTGACTATTTTACTGAAATATATGATGGCAACGGATATGTTGAACGTCCTGGTGATGCCCAGCCATTACAAGTGAACGCACTTGATATTGGTGTATATTGGGACCAGGCAACAAGAACGTATATATTTGGAAGGACTAATGACAATCTTGGACCAAGAGACTTTGCTTCAGTTGCTAACATTCAAATAGTGTCGTCAAATGCGAGAATGCACGCCTTAGGAGGAAATATTAATATTCGGTATTGGTTCAAAGTAGATGGAGGAGACATTGAAATAAAGAAAGATATCAGAACTCCTGCCAATCTCAACTCTGCTTTTGAGGTTGATAGTAATCATTCTGTAACCGTGGATGAAGACACAGCAATTACGGGCAACCTTGTTGTTAGAAATGGCTCTTTAACCTTAAACAAAACAACAGTTAATGGAACTGTTTTAACAAGTAGCGAAATAGAGATTTTAGAAGGAACAGTTATAAATGGTAGCCTTGTAACAAAAAATAATCTTACTATACGTGGAGATACAGAAGAAACAGTTATAAATGGTAGCGTTTTAGCAAGTAATGATGTTACTATATCAGGAGATACCACCATAAACGCAACAAACAGTACTTATGAATCTGCTATTATAATGAATAGTAATACTACTGAGCAGGTCTTAACAATAAAGAAACCTCTTACCATAAAATTAGGTGACCCCCAGAGAGCAGCAATATACTCTTTTGATGCTAACAAAATAAAAATAGATGTAGAAGATGCTTTTTCTCTTGAAGATAATGATAATAACAGGTTTTGTATAATAAATGAATCAAACGACTTAGAGATTAATATTAATGTTGATGAAGACAGCAACCCAATCGCCAAGGAAAGTATATATTCCAAACATAACATAACCATAGATACAAACAATACTATTGAAGGACTCCTTATTGCTGGGGGAATTTTAACAATAACAAAAGGAACTATCGTTTATGACCCAGCACCATACCTAAACAAAAGTAACTCAGAGGTATATAAAGGATTTACAGGTAGCAGAAGAAAATATTTACCTGTACCTAATAGTTGGAAAATTACTTGGTAAAAAAATATTATAAATTATGAATATGATGAAAAAAATGTTTTATAGTAAAAGAGGTTTTTCTCTTTTAGAAATAATAGTAGCAATATTTTTGATAGCGGTTGTGCTTGCTACTATTCTTATGCTTATGTCTGCCAATATGAATGTCATAAGCAAAGCAAACGAACTAATGATAGCCAACGCTCTTGAACAATACACAATTGAAGATGTAAAAAATATTGAATTTCCACCAATTTATTGTGATAGGCAAGCATCTTTTGGAGACAGACCTGGCAACGGAACATATAAAAAACCAGATGAGGTTGACCCAGAAGAGGACGGGGACAACTGGGCTCCATCGGGCTTTGAAAAAGATTTTATTGTAAGAAAATACGATTTTAGATATTCTTGGGACAATACTTTTTTTGATGGTAGCATAGTCAATGATACCGACTTAACAATGTATCACCAGATTGATATATATATATTAAGAAAAAAAGATAAATATACTGTTTCAAAAAATTCTATAATTATTTCAAGAGACGGCGCGGAGTAATAAAGTAATGAACACAACAAACAAGAGAGGGTTTACTTTAATAGAACTGTTGGTAGCAACAGCAATACTTATAATAGTTTTTGGTCTTGTGACATATCTTTATACAAGAGCCGCAAAAGTAAGAAAAACGATTGTTATTCATAGCGAGATACAGCAAGTGCTATCACAAATGCTTACTACCATTACTTATGGAGAGGACAAAAAATGGGGACTTATAGATGCTACTTCTCTTGAATCTGGTGAATCTACGACTTTCGTAGTTATTAACGAGGCTATAGATAGAATGGACGTAACGATTAACCCAGAGAATGGCAAAATTTTTGTCAACGGAATGGACCTTGACCCTGGAAACAAAATAATGCTTTTACCAAAAGAAGTATATCCTGAAAACCCTTCGAGGTTTGAGTATTTTAATTCTAAAGGTGAACAAGTAGAAGAGGGAGATATACCAGACCAATTTGGGACAATTACATTTATAAAAATAACTCTATCTGCAAAACCTACGGACCCATCAATGAAAGATTTACACCCTGCTGTTCTGACAACAGGGGTCAAACTACGCAACAAAATATCTTCCCCATCTTTACCCTGATTGTAAGCCCTCAGTAAATTGAACCTCCCCTGTTTTAATAGATGTGAAGGTGTGATAAAATAGAGCAAAAACAGAGAAAAATAAAATATGGATAAACAACTAAAAATAATGGTTATAGGTGCTCACCCAGACGATTCTGAAATTGCTTTTGGAGGAGCTTCAATATTTTACAGTGTACTTGGACATAAAGTGTTAATGGTCTCTATGACAACCGGAGATATAGGTCACCAGAGTATAGACAAGGAAACACTTGCCTCTATACGTAAAAAAGAGGCTTATAGAGGGGCAAAAATAATGGGAGTTAAATATAAAATTATGCCTTTCCACGATGGAGAGTTGGAACCTACTCTATATTATAGAAAAAAACTTCTTACAGTCATAAGAGAATTTTCCCCCGACGCTATATTTACTCACTCTCCTATGGAATACCATCCTGACCACAGATATACCAACCAATTAGTCATTGACACCTCATATATGGTAATGGTACCCAACGCTGACCCTAAATCCCCACCAATGAAACATAACCCGTATTATTTCTATTTTTCATCAGCGCCTGTTGATGGGATATTTAACCTTTGTATCCCTATTGACTTAATATGGGAAAAAAAACTTCTTGTATTACATCAACATAAATCCCAAATGTATGAATGGTTGCCTTGGATAGGCGGTTTTCTTGATAAGGTCCCTTCTGATGATACAGAAAAAATTAAGTTTCTTGATAAATGGCGCAGTAAAAAAGATATATCAATCGCCAACAACTACAGAGAATGGCTCAAAGAAAAATATGGTAAAAACGCAGATAAAATAAGATGTATTGAGGCGATAGTTTCTGCCCCTATTGGTAGGCAAATTGTTTCTCAAGAAGAGATACCAACCCTCTTCCCTTTCCTTTAATCCGCCCATTCTGTCTTGCCTTTACTTGTCATTACGAGAAGCGCCTTGTTCCGAGTACCCCTCAGAAATACTGTCGGGGGAAATCCCTCGGGGGTACTCGGGATAAATCAACGCTTTTTGTCAACTTCTGCACGCTCAATAATAGAAATTATTTTAAAAAAATGGTATAATACCCATTTATGGAACCAAAATATATAAGCATAAAAGGCGCAAAAGAGCATAACCTTAAAAATGTTGACCTAGATATCCCAAGAAACCAACTTATAGTTGTTACAGGTATATCTGGTTCTGGAAAATCTTCACTTGCGTTTGATACTTTATACGCAGAAGGGCAGCGTAGGTATATTGAAAGTCTTTCAGCTTACGCACGCCAATTTCTTGAACAGATGAAAAAACCTGATGTTGAACATATCACAGGGCTACCACCAGCTATAGCCATTGAGCAGAGAAAATCTGCTTCAAACCCTCGCTCCACAGTTGCAACAACTACAGAAATATATGATTACCTAAGATTGTTGTTTGCAAGAACAGGTGTACCGTACTGCCCTGATTGCCAAAAAATCATCTCAAGAGAATCTTCAACAGAAATCATAGACAGAATATCTAATATAAAAAGTGGCAAAGAAATTGTAAGTATACTTGCTCCAATTATTAGAGGTAGAAAAGGCGAATATGTCAACATACTACAACAGATACAAAAAAGCGGGTTTTTGATGTTAAGGGTTGATGGTAAATATTATGAGATAGATAAAAAAATAAAACTTAGCAGATATAAAATCCATAATATAGATGTTCTTATAGACAGGTTTATACCCCAAGAAGAAGATAGAGATAGGATTGCAGAAAGTGTAGAGATGGCTCTAAAGGTTGGAAAAGGGTTATTGATATCTGAATTACAAGGTACAGACACCCTCTATAACGAAAATTATGCTTGCACAAAGTGTGGTAGAGGTTTTGAAGAGTTATCACCAAGAATGTTCTCGTTCAACAGCCCTTATGGTGCTTGCCCTGAATGTAAAGGGCTCGGTTTTCTTATGAAAGTCGACCCAAGTCTTGTTATACCAGACAACGAAACCACTTTCAAAAATGGAGCGGTAAAACCTTGGCATGAAGCAGGTGGTAGAGGGTTATTTTTATACTACAGAAGGTTACTTAGAACGTTTTTAAGAACTATAGGTAAAAGTATAGATAACCGCCCTTGCGACCTTACCAAAGAAGAGATTACAATTCTTCTTTATGGTTCTCAAGAATACGGTTTTGAAGGAGTGATCCCTAACCTTGAACGTCTATTCCATCACACAGAAAGCCAATATAGAAGAGAAGAAATCCAAAAATATATAAGGGAAGTCCGTTGCCCTGAATGTAAGGGTGGTAGGTTAAAACAGGAATCTCTTAATGTTAAGGTAGCCAATAAATCTATAATAGACATTACATCTATGAGCATAAAAGACGCAAAAGATTTTTTCTCTACTCTTAAACTTAAAGATACTGATAAAATTATTGCAAAACAGATATTAAAAGAGATAACAAGCCGCCTTACTTTTATGGAAGAGGTAGGGTTAAACTATCTTACCCTCAACAGAATGACCCATACACTCTCTGGAGGTGAAGCAGAAAGAATAAAACTTGCCACACAAATAGGTTCAGGGCTGGTAGGTGTTATATATATACTTGATGAACCTACCATTGGGCTCCACCAGAGAGACAACATTAAACTTATCAACACCCTAAAACAACTTAGAGACATTGGAAATACTGTGGTAGTGGTTGAACACGACGAAGAAACAATAAGACAGGCAGATT
Coding sequences:
- a CDS encoding PIG-L family deacetylase, yielding MDKQLKIMVIGAHPDDSEIAFGGASIFYSVLGHKVLMVSMTTGDIGHQSIDKETLASIRKKEAYRGAKIMGVKYKIMPFHDGELEPTLYYRKKLLTVIREFSPDAIFTHSPMEYHPDHRYTNQLVIDTSYMVMVPNADPKSPPMKHNPYYFYFSSAPVDGIFNLCIPIDLIWEKKLLVLHQHKSQMYEWLPWIGGFLDKVPSDDTEKIKFLDKWRSKKDISIANNYREWLKEKYGKNADKIRCIEAIVSAPIGRQIVSQEEIPTLFPFL
- a CDS encoding type II secretion system GspH family protein translates to MKTKKGMALIMVLVMIIIFSSLILAVVISSTTAIRRAHFYKDKTTALTIAESGIQDAFYWLNHKGYDHQDYPTSDYYFQGSSSDGTTVETWISYRREYNPTGIPNAKCRVQITTTGNPNEDTLTSTGYYKGRSATISVNIRGENASGTPLNNNKQGIADPFNKKVIYASTVAIPNPNDVSIKGNITTSSTKPDPFPWTDATWTETEIHIPTHNISTPNIPLMPTTPHPDYFTEIYDGNGYVERPGDAQPLQVNALDIGVYWDQATRTYIFGRTNDNLGPRDFASVANIQIVSSNARMHALGGNINIRYWFKVDGGDIEIKKDIRTPANLNSAFEVDSNHSVTVDEDTAITGNLVVRNGSLTLNKTTVNGTVLTSSEIEILEGTVINGSLVTKNNLTIRGDTEETVINGSVLASNDVTISGDTTINATNSTYESAIIMNSNTTEQVLTIKKPLTIKLGDPQRAAIYSFDANKIKIDVEDAFSLEDNDNNRFCIINESNDLEININVDEDSNPIAKESIYSKHNITIDTNNTIEGLLIAGGILTITKGTIVYDPAPYLNKSNSEVYKGFTGSRRKYLPVPNSWKITW
- a CDS encoding type II secretion system GspH family protein, which codes for MFYSKRGFSLLEIIVAIFLIAVVLATILMLMSANMNVISKANELMIANALEQYTIEDVKNIEFPPIYCDRQASFGDRPGNGTYKKPDEVDPEEDGDNWAPSGFEKDFIVRKYDFRYSWDNTFFDGSIVNDTDLTMYHQIDIYILRKKDKYTVSKNSIIISRDGAE
- the tilS gene encoding tRNA lysidine(34) synthetase TilS — encoded protein: METLFKRVEMFVCEEKIIEDGDRVLLAVSGGPDSMFLLHFFYYLSQKNKITVKVAYIHHHMRKKADKELLFVKKVAESYGFSFYSGDIYITGKSGVEEKGRIGRYKELCRISGDTGCNKISTGHTLDDQVETVLMHLIKGTGLAGMRGILPISAPFEDKDIVLARPLLSISKSDIVAALKREGAKYSIDSYNLSPDFFRNKIRQKIMPLLKKYNPKVREKILRTSLLVQDDFDFLKEEAKRSVEKIFIEKDETIDLNVYKGLHISIKRMVISLLVKKIKNTRYRSFVLIEKIRKRLDKLDYEFLSITDLERIINDRPIKKVFVQDFVEIDLDIPGTVVMADGTNVESDKISVSDEIFCNRERFICYLDMDKVGKKIKIRTRKIGDTFVPLGMVNRKKLSRFFIDKKVPSLDRDKYLVFEVGREIIWVCGLEISDKFKVTEGTENVVKISVRPTVKSPFI
- a CDS encoding type II secretion system GspH family protein: MNTTNKRGFTLIELLVATAILIIVFGLVTYLYTRAAKVRKTIVIHSEIQQVLSQMLTTITYGEDKKWGLIDATSLESGESTTFVVINEAIDRMDVTINPENGKIFVNGMDLDPGNKIMLLPKEVYPENPSRFEYFNSKGEQVEEGDIPDQFGTITFIKITLSAKPTDPSMKDLHPAVLTTGVKLRNKISSPSLP
- the uvrA gene encoding excinuclease ABC subunit UvrA → MEPKYISIKGAKEHNLKNVDLDIPRNQLIVVTGISGSGKSSLAFDTLYAEGQRRYIESLSAYARQFLEQMKKPDVEHITGLPPAIAIEQRKSASNPRSTVATTTEIYDYLRLLFARTGVPYCPDCQKIISRESSTEIIDRISNIKSGKEIVSILAPIIRGRKGEYVNILQQIQKSGFLMLRVDGKYYEIDKKIKLSRYKIHNIDVLIDRFIPQEEDRDRIAESVEMALKVGKGLLISELQGTDTLYNENYACTKCGRGFEELSPRMFSFNSPYGACPECKGLGFLMKVDPSLVIPDNETTFKNGAVKPWHEAGGRGLFLYYRRLLRTFLRTIGKSIDNRPCDLTKEEITILLYGSQEYGFEGVIPNLERLFHHTESQYRREEIQKYIREVRCPECKGGRLKQESLNVKVANKSIIDITSMSIKDAKDFFSTLKLKDTDKIIAKQILKEITSRLTFMEEVGLNYLTLNRMTHTLSGGEAERIKLATQIGSGLVGVIYILDEPTIGLHQRDNIKLINTLKQLRDIGNTVVVVEHDEETIRQADYIVDLGPGAGRYGGEIVAKGTVNEILKNPNSITGKYLSQKLKISVPTKRRSGNEKFLHILGAKHNNLKNIDVKIPLGMFVCVTGVSGSGKSSLVEDILYKGLKKILYQSREEPGEHNAIIGVENIKKAIVIDQSPIGRTPRSNPATYTNAFTFIRQLFANTEESRIRGYKQGRFSFNVKGGRCEACTGDGIKKIEMHFLPDVYVPCDVCKGKRYNRETLEITYKGKNITEVLEMKIEDALSFFKSSSSIKAKLQTLYDVGLGYIELGQPATTLSGGEAQRVKLATELSKKGNEQTLYILDEPTVGLHSADIAKLLNVLNNLVDTGSTVLVIEHNLEVIKSADYIIDLGPDGGDKGGKIVAKGTPQKVASYKKSHTGGFLKEILKK